From a single Halobellus ruber genomic region:
- a CDS encoding inorganic phosphate transporter, which translates to MVAAATLVTLVVAALASLFMAWSIGAGSSGSTPFAPAVGANAISVMRAGFVVGVLGLSGAVLQGANVTEAVGTELVVGSVLTATASTVALIVAAALVAVGVFAGYPIATAFTVTGAVIGVGLANGGGPAIAKYQQIASLWILTPFVGGGIAFVTARLLRNESVPERVAVPALAGVVGLLVANIRFAVLGGESGRSVAEVAAATTPPVPVPVVGIDLGVVAMSLLFAIAAYAAVRREILLDPARGQRRFLLVLGGLVAFSAGGSQVGLAIGPLVPLLDAVAVPLPALLVGGGLGLLVGSWTGAPRMIKAISQDYSSLGPRRSIAAMIPSFAIAQTAVALGIPVSFNEIIVSAIIGSGYAAGGAGVSREKMAKTVLAWAGSLALAFGASYVAFLGVDAAV; encoded by the coding sequence ATGGTCGCGGCCGCCACCCTGGTTACGCTCGTCGTTGCCGCCCTGGCAAGCCTGTTCATGGCGTGGTCGATCGGCGCCGGCTCCTCGGGGTCGACGCCGTTCGCGCCGGCAGTTGGCGCAAACGCCATCTCGGTGATGCGAGCGGGGTTCGTCGTCGGCGTCCTCGGACTGTCCGGCGCGGTTCTCCAGGGGGCCAACGTCACCGAGGCCGTCGGGACCGAACTGGTGGTCGGGTCGGTGCTCACCGCCACCGCCTCGACGGTCGCGCTCATCGTGGCCGCGGCCCTCGTTGCGGTCGGGGTGTTCGCGGGCTACCCCATCGCGACCGCGTTCACGGTCACCGGCGCGGTGATCGGCGTCGGCCTCGCCAACGGCGGCGGCCCCGCGATCGCGAAGTACCAGCAGATCGCGTCGCTGTGGATCCTCACGCCGTTCGTCGGCGGCGGGATCGCCTTTGTCACCGCGCGACTCCTCCGGAACGAGTCGGTGCCCGAGCGCGTGGCGGTGCCGGCCCTCGCCGGCGTCGTCGGCCTGCTCGTCGCGAACATCCGGTTTGCGGTTCTGGGCGGCGAGTCCGGCCGGTCGGTGGCGGAGGTGGCCGCCGCGACCACCCCGCCGGTCCCGGTGCCCGTCGTCGGGATCGATCTCGGCGTGGTCGCGATGTCGCTGCTGTTCGCGATCGCCGCCTACGCCGCCGTCCGGCGGGAGATCCTGCTCGACCCCGCACGCGGCCAGCGGCGGTTCCTGCTCGTCCTCGGCGGGCTGGTCGCGTTCTCCGCCGGTGGCAGCCAGGTGGGGCTGGCGATCGGCCCGCTGGTCCCCCTGCTCGATGCGGTGGCGGTCCCGCTGCCCGCGCTTCTGGTCGGCGGGGGACTGGGACTGTTAGTCGGGTCGTGGACCGGCGCGCCGCGGATGATCAAGGCGATCTCACAGGACTACTCCTCGCTGGGACCGCGGCGGTCGATCGCCGCGATGATCCCCTCGTTTGCGATCGCACAGACCGCCGTCGCGCTCGGCATCCCGGTGTCGTTCAACGAGATCATCGTGAGCGCGATCATCGGCAGCGGCTACGCCGCGGGCGGCGCGGGGGTCAGCCGGGAGAAGATGGCCAAGACCGTTCTGGCGTGGGCCGGATCGCTGGCGCTCGCCTTCGGGGCCTCGTACGTGGCGTTCCTCGGTGTCGACGCCGCGGTGTAG
- a CDS encoding DUF7859 family protein has translation MLARQPGDLGRVRAVRTDGAPAQVDVVADFVASNPALVVLVVFLLAFVFFAFLFVRRTLSGLREGFDEGYRGK, from the coding sequence ATGCTCGCCCGTCAGCCGGGGGACCTCGGACGCGTCCGGGCCGTCCGCACCGACGGCGCCCCCGCCCAGGTAGACGTCGTCGCCGACTTCGTGGCCTCGAACCCGGCGTTGGTCGTGCTGGTCGTCTTCCTGCTCGCTTTCGTCTTCTTTGCGTTCCTCTTCGTCAGGCGAACCCTCAGCGGACTCCGCGAGGGGTTCGACGAGGGCTACCGGGGGAAGTAG
- a CDS encoding winged helix-turn-helix domain-containing protein: MADLLPSRPDISDDDKDPRVVGLDSDEVDDLLAAISSETARDVLATLHDEPGAPSDVADRIDTSIQNAQYHLDRLETAGLIEAAGTAYSEKGREMTVYAPSDGALVVVAGPDEEATGLQSALTQLLGGIGAVALGSVVVDRLARTGAAPAATAEQADADGGGAGGIAANDSATAAPTSEPTPTQTAGDDGGVRIAEATGTPAPTEEPAATPQPEPTSTETAADLAGTAVETTAASGGGSEPLAGVISGLPPGALFFLGGVLALLFVTALRVR; this comes from the coding sequence ATGGCCGACCTCCTGCCCTCCCGGCCCGATATCTCCGACGACGACAAGGACCCACGCGTCGTCGGCCTCGACAGCGACGAGGTAGACGACCTGCTCGCGGCGATCTCCTCGGAGACCGCACGGGACGTGCTCGCGACGCTGCACGACGAACCCGGGGCGCCCTCCGACGTCGCCGACCGAATCGACACCTCGATCCAGAACGCCCAGTACCACCTCGATCGGCTCGAAACCGCGGGCCTGATCGAGGCGGCCGGTACCGCCTACTCCGAGAAGGGACGCGAGATGACCGTGTACGCGCCCTCGGATGGGGCGCTGGTCGTCGTCGCTGGCCCCGACGAGGAAGCGACCGGGCTCCAGTCGGCGCTCACACAGCTGCTCGGCGGGATCGGCGCGGTCGCGCTCGGCAGCGTCGTCGTCGACCGCCTCGCGCGGACCGGGGCCGCGCCCGCGGCGACCGCGGAGCAGGCCGACGCGGACGGGGGAGGCGCCGGCGGCATCGCGGCGAACGACAGCGCGACTGCGGCGCCGACATCCGAACCGACGCCGACGCAGACGGCTGGGGACGACGGCGGCGTGCGGATCGCGGAGGCGACCGGGACGCCGGCCCCGACGGAGGAGCCCGCCGCGACGCCGCAACCGGAGCCGACCTCGACCGAGACCGCCGCCGACCTGGCGGGGACGGCGGTGGAGACGACCGCCGCGAGTGGCGGCGGCTCGGAGCCGCTCGCGGGCGTGATCTCCGGTCTCCCCCCCGGCGCCCTCTTCTTCCTGGGCGGGGTGCTCGCGCTACTGTTCGTCACCGCGCTCCGGGTGCGGTAG
- a CDS encoding metallophosphoesterase: MLTVVSDTHSTDGHRLSGRTLEAVRDAEVAVHAGDFMRESVLDDFEREADRLLGVAGNNDDAGIRRRLPEARTLTFEGFTVAVTHTRRGGPTALSLFGRERDADVVLFGHSHRPTYDPSGAVPLVNPGSHAQPRGNRAAHAEFEARGDALAGRLVTVDGDVFEEFTIERTA; encoded by the coding sequence ATGCTCACCGTCGTCTCCGACACCCACAGCACCGACGGCCACCGACTGTCGGGGCGGACCCTCGAGGCGGTCCGGGACGCCGAAGTCGCCGTCCACGCGGGCGACTTTATGCGCGAGTCCGTCCTCGACGACTTCGAGCGCGAGGCCGACCGGCTGCTCGGCGTCGCCGGCAACAACGACGACGCCGGGATCCGGCGGCGGCTCCCGGAGGCCCGAACCCTCACCTTCGAGGGGTTCACCGTCGCGGTGACCCACACCCGCCGGGGCGGCCCGACCGCGCTGTCGCTTTTCGGCCGGGAACGCGACGCCGACGTGGTGCTGTTCGGCCACAGCCACCGCCCGACGTACGACCCCAGCGGGGCAGTGCCCCTCGTCAACCCCGGGAGCCACGCACAGCCGCGGGGGAACCGCGCCGCACACGCGGAGTTCGAGGCCCGCGGGGACGCCCTCGCGGGACGGCTGGTCACGGTCGACGGCGACGTCTTCGAGGAGTTCACGATCGAACGGACCGCGTGA
- a CDS encoding cation diffusion facilitator family transporter, with the protein MAGSKGVVLAALFANGAIAILKFGGFLLTGSPSMLSETYHSVSDTGNQVFLLVGIRYSEKQSSRRHPFGYGKAQFFYSFLVAVLLFGIAGWESVKHGYDAIVHGGHGTAGTVSVAGATFPSWYVNVAVLFGAIAFESYALRKANAEIRSQIDQFGWSGLGEAFRKTSDVTSLTAFTEDTIALLGAGLALVGILLSKATGNEVYDAVAALLIGLLLMGFALALAWENKRLLLGESLPKDVEADLRDVIRASSGVVHVDTFRTVFVGPQEALVTADVSLDPEFTTEELDDAITAAETRLKEADERVQYVVIEPET; encoded by the coding sequence ATGGCCGGAAGCAAAGGGGTCGTCCTCGCGGCGCTTTTCGCGAACGGCGCCATCGCGATCCTGAAGTTCGGCGGGTTCCTCCTCACCGGCAGCCCTTCGATGCTGTCGGAGACGTACCACTCGGTCTCCGACACCGGAAACCAGGTGTTCCTCCTCGTCGGGATCCGGTACAGCGAGAAGCAGTCGAGCCGCCGACACCCGTTCGGGTACGGGAAGGCGCAGTTCTTTTACTCCTTCCTGGTGGCCGTCCTGCTGTTCGGGATCGCCGGATGGGAGTCGGTCAAACACGGCTACGACGCGATCGTCCACGGCGGCCACGGGACCGCCGGTACGGTCTCCGTCGCTGGCGCGACGTTCCCGTCGTGGTACGTCAACGTCGCCGTGCTCTTCGGCGCGATCGCGTTCGAGAGCTACGCCCTGAGGAAGGCGAACGCCGAGATCCGCAGCCAGATCGACCAGTTCGGGTGGAGCGGCCTCGGGGAGGCTTTCCGGAAGACCAGCGACGTAACGAGCCTGACGGCATTCACCGAGGACACCATCGCGCTCCTGGGTGCGGGGCTGGCGCTCGTGGGAATCCTCCTCTCGAAGGCGACCGGCAACGAGGTGTACGACGCCGTGGCCGCACTCCTCATCGGACTGCTGCTTATGGGCTTCGCGCTCGCGCTCGCGTGGGAAAATAAGCGATTACTGCTGGGTGAGAGCCTACCGAAGGACGTTGAGGCTGATCTCCGGGACGTGATTCGGGCGAGTTCGGGCGTCGTCCACGTCGATACCTTCCGGACGGTGTTCGTCGGGCCGCAGGAGGCGCTGGTGACGGCCGACGTGAGCCTCGACCCCGAGTTCACGACCGAGGAGTTGGACGACGCGATCACCGCGGCCGAGACTCGCCTCAAGGAGGCTGACGAACGGGTCCAGTACGTCGTTATCGAGCCCGAGACGTAG
- a CDS encoding threonine aldolase family protein has protein sequence MAIDLRSDTVTQPSERMRTAAAEAAVGDDVYGEDPTVNDLEAAAADRVGTEDALYVPTGTMGNQIAARVHTDRGQEVVLDREAHIYQWELAGLAQLSGVQPRTVDADDAVPTPEQIHGAYVKESLHRPGTGLVTLENTHNARGGVAVPPEPISAAAEAAHDHDLPVHLDGARLFNACVALDVDPARMVRDVDSVLFCLSKGLGAPVGSMLAGDAKFIAAARRIRKLFGGGMRQAGLVAAPGLLAFENVERLATDHDNAARLAAGLGAIDGLRVPEPDTNIVRVYTDDLADAETFVEACEAAGVRGGVHGPHLTRFCTHLDVDRDDVETAIDRVAGVVASL, from the coding sequence ATGGCGATCGACCTCCGGAGCGACACGGTGACGCAGCCCTCCGAGCGGATGCGCACGGCCGCCGCCGAGGCGGCGGTCGGCGACGACGTCTACGGCGAGGACCCGACAGTGAACGACCTCGAAGCCGCCGCTGCCGACCGCGTCGGGACCGAGGACGCCCTCTACGTCCCGACCGGAACGATGGGCAACCAGATCGCGGCGCGGGTCCACACCGACCGCGGGCAGGAAGTCGTCCTCGACCGCGAAGCCCACATCTACCAGTGGGAGCTCGCCGGGCTGGCCCAACTTTCGGGGGTCCAGCCACGGACCGTCGACGCCGACGACGCCGTGCCGACCCCCGAGCAGATCCACGGCGCGTACGTCAAGGAGTCGCTGCACCGACCCGGCACCGGGCTGGTGACGCTCGAAAACACCCACAACGCCCGGGGCGGCGTCGCCGTCCCGCCCGAACCGATCTCGGCGGCCGCCGAGGCCGCACACGATCACGACCTGCCGGTCCACCTCGACGGCGCGCGGCTGTTCAACGCGTGTGTCGCCCTCGACGTCGACCCCGCGCGGATGGTCCGGGACGTCGATTCGGTGCTGTTCTGCCTCTCGAAGGGGTTGGGCGCGCCCGTCGGGTCGATGCTCGCGGGGGATGCAAAGTTCATCGCGGCCGCACGCCGGATCCGGAAGCTGTTCGGCGGCGGGATGCGACAGGCGGGGCTGGTCGCGGCGCCGGGACTGCTCGCCTTCGAGAACGTCGAGCGGCTCGCGACCGACCACGACAACGCCGCCCGCCTCGCGGCCGGGCTGGGCGCGATCGACGGCCTCCGGGTGCCGGAGCCCGACACCAACATCGTCCGGGTGTACACCGACGACCTCGCCGACGCCGAGACGTTCGTCGAGGCCTGCGAGGCCGCGGGCGTCCGCGGCGGGGTCCACGGCCCCCATCTCACCCGGTTCTGTACGCACCTCGACGTCGACCGCGACGACGTCGAAACGGCGATCGACCGGGTCGCCGGCGTCGTGGCGTCGCTGTAG
- a CDS encoding SRPBCC family protein → MREVEASEFVLARPPAVHRALSPAAIVAAEGTFDVAGSREDGDGTAIVASAPGVTVLLRFEERETGLAYTAEGEVGPFDHLETAVEVDPERNGSRITMRSTVSLNLPLPFADRIAAWKRRGELRRAVAELADSVA, encoded by the coding sequence ATGCGCGAGGTCGAGGCCTCCGAGTTCGTGCTGGCGCGTCCCCCGGCCGTCCACCGCGCCCTCTCGCCGGCGGCGATCGTCGCCGCCGAGGGGACCTTCGACGTCGCGGGGAGCCGCGAGGACGGGGACGGCACCGCGATCGTCGCCTCCGCGCCCGGGGTGACGGTCCTCCTGCGTTTCGAGGAGCGCGAGACCGGGCTGGCGTACACCGCGGAGGGCGAGGTCGGCCCGTTCGACCACCTCGAAACGGCAGTCGAGGTCGACCCCGAGCGGAACGGCTCGCGGATCACGATGCGGTCGACCGTCTCGCTCAACCTCCCGCTGCCCTTTGCCGACCGGATCGCGGCGTGGAAGCGTCGCGGGGAGCTCCGCCGGGCGGTCGCGGAACTCGCCGACTCGGTCGCGTGA
- a CDS encoding CobW family GTP-binding protein produces MSDTIPVTIISGSLGAGKTTLLNHILADADDRDIAVLVNDMGTVNVDADLVASDSELDVAGGVTELSNGCICCELQDDLETAVVRLAQNREFDALVVESSGISEPGPVARLFTTESRAAALYRVDSLVTVLDTRQFLDAFSGGEPERRGEDGDRPLSDLLVEQAELANVVLLNKADLCTDAELDEAEELIAALQPDAETIRTEFSAVPHDRLFDRGLFDPDHIKDLPGWKRALSGAGHGHDDHHHPDEVYGVTSFTYRRRRPFHPERVAEILRALPTGVVRSKGTLWVAGSELRVVLGQAGPSVHIEAVGPWIASLPEVEQDLYRSNRPDLEWDDTHGDRRTELVFIGTDYDEASLRASLDDALVTDDEWDRVGDLSGPFPAEQGSEAVLREP; encoded by the coding sequence ATGAGCGACACGATTCCGGTGACGATCATCTCCGGCAGCTTAGGCGCCGGCAAGACGACGCTTCTCAACCACATCCTGGCCGACGCCGACGACCGCGACATCGCCGTCCTCGTCAACGATATGGGCACAGTCAACGTCGACGCCGACCTCGTCGCCTCCGACTCCGAGTTGGACGTCGCGGGCGGCGTGACCGAACTCTCGAACGGCTGCATCTGCTGTGAACTCCAGGACGACCTGGAGACGGCGGTGGTCAGGCTCGCGCAGAACCGCGAGTTCGACGCCTTAGTCGTGGAGTCGTCGGGCATCTCCGAACCCGGGCCGGTCGCGCGACTGTTCACCACCGAGTCGCGGGCGGCGGCGCTGTACCGCGTCGATTCGCTCGTGACCGTCCTCGATACCCGGCAGTTCCTGGACGCCTTCTCCGGCGGCGAGCCCGAACGGCGCGGCGAGGACGGCGACCGACCCCTCTCGGATCTGCTGGTCGAGCAGGCCGAACTCGCGAACGTCGTGCTCCTGAACAAGGCGGACCTCTGTACGGACGCCGAACTCGACGAGGCCGAGGAGTTGATCGCGGCGCTGCAGCCCGACGCCGAGACCATCCGGACGGAGTTCTCGGCGGTCCCGCACGACCGGCTGTTCGACCGGGGGCTGTTCGACCCCGATCACATCAAGGACCTCCCCGGGTGGAAGCGGGCGCTTTCGGGCGCCGGCCACGGCCACGACGACCACCACCACCCCGACGAGGTCTACGGCGTCACCTCCTTCACCTACCGCCGACGCCGGCCGTTCCACCCCGAGCGGGTCGCCGAGATCCTCCGGGCGCTCCCGACGGGAGTGGTCCGCTCGAAGGGCACCCTCTGGGTCGCGGGCTCGGAGCTCCGGGTCGTGCTCGGGCAGGCCGGCCCGTCGGTCCACATCGAGGCCGTGGGCCCCTGGATCGCGAGCCTCCCGGAGGTCGAGCAGGACCTCTACCGGTCGAACCGCCCGGACCTCGAGTGGGACGACACCCACGGCGACCGACGGACCGAGTTGGTTTTCATCGGCACCGATTACGACGAGGCGTCGCTCCGTGCGTCGCTCGACGACGCCCTCGTCACCGACGACGAGTGGGACCGCGTCGGCGACCTCTCGGGCCCGTTCCCGGCCGAGCAGGGATCGGAAGCGGTTCTCAGGGAGCCGTAG
- a CDS encoding ArsA family ATPase produces the protein MEPFVFFGGKGGVGKTTVSCAYGVKSARSGLDTLVVSTDPAHSVSDVFEQSFGDDPQPVDGVDGLSAMEIDPDTEVQRHLNGIRQSLSDQVSAAMVNEITQQLEMAHQTPGAYESALFDRFVDVMRESDPYDRVVFDTSPTGSTLRLLGLPEFLEGWIDRLMHKREKSIDLFEKAAIGNNEPRRVMDGDPVLNRLRERKEFFEFAGGALRSDAAFFFVLNPDQLSVNETRRAIGEMADNDLAVRGLVANKLTPEPDDDEDGRGARYLRDRVNTETERLAEVRETLDPPLVAEIESRTAEVKGSLLDDVADELDVETAAEAPTFVG, from the coding sequence ATGGAACCGTTCGTCTTCTTCGGCGGCAAAGGCGGGGTCGGCAAGACCACCGTTTCCTGCGCCTACGGCGTGAAGTCGGCCCGGTCGGGGCTCGATACGCTGGTCGTCTCGACGGACCCGGCCCACTCGGTGTCGGACGTGTTCGAGCAGTCCTTCGGCGACGATCCGCAGCCGGTCGACGGCGTCGACGGGCTCTCGGCGATGGAGATCGACCCCGACACGGAGGTTCAACGGCACCTGAACGGCATCCGACAGAGCCTCTCGGATCAGGTGTCGGCGGCGATGGTCAACGAGATCACCCAGCAACTGGAGATGGCCCACCAGACCCCCGGGGCCTACGAGTCGGCGCTGTTCGACCGGTTCGTGGACGTGATGCGGGAGTCGGACCCCTACGACCGCGTCGTGTTCGACACCTCGCCGACGGGCAGCACGCTCCGGCTCCTCGGACTCCCGGAGTTCCTCGAAGGGTGGATCGACCGGCTGATGCACAAACGCGAGAAGAGCATCGACCTCTTCGAGAAGGCCGCGATCGGCAACAACGAACCCCGGCGGGTGATGGACGGCGATCCCGTGCTCAATCGGCTCCGGGAGCGCAAGGAGTTCTTCGAGTTCGCCGGCGGGGCGTTGCGGTCGGACGCGGCGTTCTTCTTCGTGCTCAACCCCGATCAGCTGTCGGTCAACGAGACCCGCCGGGCGATCGGGGAGATGGCCGACAACGACCTCGCGGTCCGGGGGCTGGTCGCGAACAAGCTCACCCCCGAACCCGACGACGACGAGGACGGCCGCGGGGCGCGATACCTCCGCGATCGAGTGAACACCGAGACAGAGCGGCTCGCGGAGGTCCGGGAGACCCTCGACCCGCCGTTGGTCGCCGAGATCGAGAGCCGAACGGCGGAAGTCAAGGGGTCGCTGCTCGACGATGTCGCCGACGAACTCGACGTCGAGACCGCGGCCGAGGCGCCGACGTTCGTCGGGTAA
- a CDS encoding carbon starvation CstA family protein: MVQVIWLVAAVLATFTIGYVGYSRYLAQFLELDEEAETPAHKYEDGQEYVPSKKPVLLGHHYSSIAGGAPIVGPITAGAVWGWVPALLWIAVGNPLMGSVHDFVSLSGSLRHEGKSIGYIIGEYVGEGGKNMLLWFAFLTIILVVAVFALVVAIVFDAFPQVSTASFVYIVLALAFGVYLYQFNGPFIPGTIVFVAGVFAGVWVGIQNPIAIFPAVGDASYPAGTVVLANVLGLGSGSWVPGSSAVAMNPNRAAWVPIVMIYAGIASALPVWVLLQPRDYLSSFLLYTGVGGTLLAVIVGTLLGTATQPLVIDSSLGAFNGFWGVEAAGLAPLFPLLFITIACGTISGFHSLVSSGTTAKQLDKETDARLIGYGGMLGEGLLASVALITLAVAGFADPAGGIGAALPNFATGGGIILTSLGLPQSFGAPFMALVLVSFLLTSTDTAVRLGRYMMEEIVGIEAGKTASGFEEVGNGLRSTLGSLGRGRYTNPLVQAIPAYLMVISGEWLTLWALFGGANQLLAALALLTATVWIANWDDSKQLYSTGVPMAIMTTITVIGLAWLAFYTNLYQNIIQGGASDGAALASSVVQMILAIVLISLALALVKKGYDNISTVRDTGGPAPAEPSDD, encoded by the coding sequence ATGGTACAAGTCATCTGGCTCGTAGCGGCGGTACTGGCAACGTTCACAATCGGTTATGTGGGGTACTCGAGGTACCTGGCGCAGTTCCTCGAACTCGACGAGGAGGCCGAAACGCCGGCCCACAAATACGAGGACGGACAGGAGTACGTCCCGTCGAAAAAGCCCGTCCTGCTCGGGCACCACTACTCCTCGATCGCGGGCGGCGCCCCGATCGTCGGCCCGATCACGGCCGGCGCGGTGTGGGGGTGGGTGCCGGCGCTGCTGTGGATCGCGGTCGGCAACCCGCTTATGGGAAGCGTCCACGACTTCGTGTCGCTTTCGGGGTCGCTCCGCCACGAGGGGAAGTCGATCGGGTACATCATCGGCGAGTACGTCGGGGAGGGCGGCAAGAACATGCTGCTGTGGTTCGCGTTCCTCACGATCATCCTCGTGGTGGCGGTGTTCGCCCTCGTGGTCGCGATCGTGTTCGACGCGTTCCCGCAGGTGTCGACCGCGAGCTTCGTTTACATCGTCCTGGCGCTCGCGTTCGGGGTGTACCTCTACCAGTTCAACGGCCCGTTCATCCCGGGAACGATCGTGTTCGTCGCGGGCGTCTTCGCGGGCGTCTGGGTCGGGATCCAGAACCCGATCGCGATCTTCCCGGCGGTCGGCGACGCCAGCTACCCGGCGGGCACGGTCGTGCTCGCGAACGTGCTCGGCCTCGGCAGCGGATCGTGGGTGCCCGGCTCCTCGGCGGTCGCGATGAACCCCAACCGGGCGGCGTGGGTTCCGATCGTGATGATCTACGCCGGCATCGCAAGCGCCCTTCCGGTCTGGGTGCTGCTGCAGCCGCGTGACTACCTCTCGTCGTTCCTCCTGTACACGGGGGTCGGCGGGACGCTCCTTGCGGTCATCGTGGGCACCCTGCTCGGCACCGCGACCCAGCCGCTCGTCATCGACAGCTCCCTCGGCGCGTTCAACGGCTTCTGGGGCGTCGAGGCCGCGGGACTGGCGCCGCTGTTCCCGCTGCTTTTCATCACCATCGCCTGCGGGACGATCAGCGGGTTCCACTCGCTTGTCTCCTCGGGGACGACGGCAAAGCAGTTGGACAAGGAGACCGACGCCCGCCTCATCGGCTACGGCGGGATGCTCGGCGAGGGGCTTCTGGCCTCCGTCGCGCTGATCACGCTCGCGGTCGCCGGCTTCGCCGACCCCGCGGGCGGGATCGGCGCCGCCCTGCCGAACTTCGCGACCGGCGGCGGGATCATCCTCACCAGCCTCGGCCTGCCGCAGTCGTTCGGCGCGCCGTTCATGGCGCTGGTGCTCGTGAGCTTCCTGCTCACGTCGACTGACACGGCCGTCCGACTCGGCCGGTACATGATGGAGGAGATCGTCGGCATCGAGGCCGGCAAGACCGCAAGCGGGTTCGAGGAGGTCGGCAACGGCCTGCGTTCGACGCTCGGCAGTCTGGGTCGCGGCCGCTACACCAATCCGCTGGTGCAGGCCATCCCGGCGTACCTGATGGTCATCTCCGGCGAGTGGCTCACGCTGTGGGCGCTGTTCGGCGGCGCTAACCAGCTGCTTGCGGCGCTGGCGCTTTTGACCGCGACGGTCTGGATCGCCAACTGGGACGACAGCAAGCAGCTGTACTCCACCGGCGTCCCGATGGCGATCATGACCACCATCACGGTGATCGGACTGGCGTGGCTCGCGTTCTACACGAACCTGTATCAGAACATCATCCAGGGCGGCGCCAGCGACGGCGCGGCGCTGGCGTCGTCGGTCGTCCAGATGATCCTGGCGATCGTCCTCATCAGCCTCGCGTTGGCGCTGGTGAAGAAGGGCTACGACAACATCAGCACCGTCCGGGACACCGGCGGTCCGGCCCCGGCGGAGCCCAGCGACGACTGA